Sequence from the Haloarcula sp. DT43 genome:
GACCAGCCCGCGCCGCCGACGGCCCAGGCCGCCTGGCAAGCCGCCGAAGTCGCCGGCGAGAACCTGGCTCGCGCGGTGCGCGGCCAGCCGCTGAAGACGTGGACGCACAAGGACAAGGGGACGGTCGTGTCCGTCGGAGAGAAAGCGGTCGCCCACGACGTGATGAACGTGCCCATCGAAACCTTCGGCGGACTGCCGGCGAAGCTGCTGAAGAAAGCCATCGCCGCCCGGTGGATTAACGACGTGACCGGGGTGGGTCGGGCCGCGAAGGCCTGGCCCGACATGTAGGGCCTTCTTAGGTCACTCCCTCTCCTCGCGGCGCTTCGCACCGCTGTGGGGAGCGGGTTCGCAAAACCCTACGCTAAAACCGACCTTCTCGCTCCCGCTGGTCGCGAGAAGTGAAACCGCTTGCCGTCGGCGAGTGGTATGCCGGCTCTACCGCACCGCCGAACGGCTTCCTGTGGGGCGCTACCAGGCCGATTCCAGCACGCCGACGATATCGTCGCGGGTGGGGTCCAGCTTCGGCGGGGCGTTCGCCATGAACGAGTCTTCGAGGACGGCGTCGGCGACCTCGGGGAACGCCTCGCGGTCGGGGCCGGCGACGTCCCGGAGCCGCGTGGGGAGTCCCAGCGCCGTCACCACGTCACCGACCTGGTCGACGACCGCACCAGCGGGGTCGTCGGCGTCACCGACGCCGAGCGCATCGGCGAGTAAGTCCCGCCGCCCGTCGACCTGCTCGAAGAGATACGAGAGCACGTGGGGGGCGACGACTGCATGGGCCGCGCCCTGCTGAACCTCGTAGGTCCGGGTCAGCCCGTGACCGAATGCGTGGAGCACGGAGAGTGTCGTCCCGTCGGCCCGCGCGATGCCGTACTGGACGAGCATGACGCCCTGCGCCAGTGACTGATACACCCACGGGTCGTCGTCGCCGTCGCCGAACGCACGCAGCCCCGTGGCGAAGCGGCCGAGTCCGTGCGACGCTGTCGCGTCGGTTATCGGCGTCGCGGTGGCCGCGTACAGCGTCTCGATGCCCTTGTCGAAGCCGTTCATCGCCGACGCGGCGAGAACCGACCGGGGCGTCGTCGCAATCAGGTCGGGGTCGTAACAGACCGCTGTGGGCATCAGGTCCGGGTCGCCGACGCCGCCGCTGGCCGGTTCGTCAACGGGACAGGTGTCGGGATGGGCCGTTACCCCGGCGACGATAGAGAGGTCAGCCCCCGCCAGCGTCGTCGGGACGGCCACAATCGCCGGCAGGTCCGCTTCGGGGACGGCTATCGTGCCGGCATCGACGAGGGCCCGGCCGACGGCGGCGGGGTCGCGGTCGGCGGCCGCGAGGATGCTTATCGTCTTCGCAACGTCGAGACTGCTCCCGCCGCCGACGGCGACGAGACAATCGGCGTCGACCTCACGGAACCGATCGAGCCCGTCGTAGGCGGTGCCGAGCCGCTTTTCCGGCGTCGTCTCGGCGAAGACGCCCGCCAGTCGGTCACCGAGGCCCTCCCGAACGGGCTCCATCACGGCCGGCGTCGCACCGACGGTTTCGCCACAGACGACCAGCGCACGGTCGTACCCCTGCGCGTCCAGTTCCGCACCCAGCGACCGTGCGGCGTCGGGGGCGTACCGGAGCGTCGCGGGGTCGTACTCGAACCGAAACGGGGCATCGAGGTCGCCGGCGACCGGTGTGTCGGCCATCGTTGTGACACGTTCGGCCCCGCTCGTCTTTAGGCCTTCAGGTCGCCAGCGCCGCCGTTCGACGGTAATCGGGCCGGGAGCCCGCTCTCGGTCCGGCCCGCTACTGGGACTCCATGCCGGCCATCCCGTCAATAAGCGGGTCGAGGTCGTCGAGCGCCTCGGCGAGCGCGCCGACGCTGTCTTTCCCCCGTCGGTCCGGGTTGGCGAGAACACGAACCGGCTGGGTTCCGAGCGAGACGAACCCGAGGTCGAGTTTCGCCGCTGTTGCGCGGAGACCGAGGCCCGCGTCCGCGTCGCCCGCCAGGACCTTCCGGGCGGGGCTCTCGTGGGCCTTCGTCGTGAGTTCGTAGCCGTCGATGGCGTCGGCGACGTCGGCGCGACCGAGGCCCCGTTCCTCGCCGACGGCGTCGAGCGCGTCGTCGAAGCTCCGGCGGAGTCCAGAGGCGGTGTCGCGGTTGACGAAACGGTAGTCGCCGTCGACGAGGTCGTCGAGGTCGGAGATGTCGGTCTCGGCGTCGACGACCAGCCCCCACTCGCGCCGCCAGCCGCCGATGTCGGTCGCCTCGTGGTCGGCGTCGGTCGGACCCGCGACGACGGCGACGTCGGGCACGCCGTTGCCGAGGCGGCGGACCCCCTCCGTCGACCCGAGCGGGAGATACCGCGGCCGGTCGATTGTGTCGAGCAGGCGCGAGAGGAGCGGGTCGTCCTCGCCCATGCCGAGCAGCGTCGGCGGCCTGACCGCGGGGGAGAACAGCGTCACGTCGACCGTCTCCCCCTCAGCGAGGTAGTCGGTCCCCGGCGGCACGTCGACGAAGCCGTCGGCGTCGACGAGGCTCGTCGTCGCGCCGCTGCCCTTGTCGACGGGGTAGACCAGCAGCGACCCCGCCCCGTCCTCGACCAGCCCGGCCGGCATGAGGCGTCTGCGCCCCTCGCCGTAGCGTTCCTGGACCGCCATCGTCCCGGACACCGTCGCGGTCTGTGGCGGGTCCCGTCCGGCGGCGTCCCGAACCGCCGGCGCGACGAACGTCTGGAAGATGGTCAGCGCCGACACCGGGTACCCCGGGAGGCCGACGTACGCCGAGTCGCCGATGGTGCCGACGAGCATCGGCTTGCCGGGCTTGACCGCGACGCCGTGGAGGCGGAGTTCGCCCCGCTCCTCGATGACGCGGTAGATGACGTCGACCGCGCTGGCGCTGGTCGACCCCGAGGAGAGGACGAGGTCGCACTCGTCGGCCGCCTCGTGGAGCAGCCGCTCCATCTCCGCGTAGTCGTCGCCGGCGTGGGGGTACAGCACCGGCTCGCCGCCGGCCTCCGCGACCGCGCCGGCCAGCGTGTAGCTGTTCACGTCGTAAATCTGGCCGGCGGCGCTGTCGAGCGGGTCCCCGGGCCGGACGAGTTCGTCGCCCGTCGAGAGGATGCCGACCTGTGGTCGGCCACGCACCGGCACCTCGTCGACGCCCAGCGCCGACAGGAGGCCGATTTCCCGCGGTGTGATTCGCGTTCCCGGGCCGAGCGCGCGCGCCCCGGCCGCGATGTCCGCACCGGCGAGCATCACGTTGTCACCGGGCGCGACGGACGTGCGTATCTCGACGCCGTCGTCAATCTCGGTCGTCCGCTCGACCATCACGACGGCGTCGGCCCCGGGCGGCATCACCGCCCCGGTGGATATTTCGGCGACCGCGCCCGGCTCGACGGTCACGTCGGGCTCCTCGCCCGCGTGGACCTCGCCGGCGACCGACAGGGTCACGGGGTCGGCCTCGTCCGCGCCGAAGGTGTCCCTGGCCCGGACCGCGTAGCCGTCCATGCTCGCGCGGTCGAAGCCGGGCACGTCGATGTCGGCGTCGACCCGCTGGGCGAGGACGCGGTCGCGGGCGTCGGCCAGCGGGACCGTCTCGGGGTCGGGGTCGACCTCCAGGCCCGCGACGACCTCGTGGGCCTCCTCCGGCGAGGCGAGGTCGCGGAACTCGCGGCGGTCGCTCACTGCGACCACTCCCAGTCCTCGACGGTCACGGTGTCGCCGGCGTCGTAGCCCTCCACGGACTCTGGCACGACGACCCAGCCGTCGGCGAGCGCGACGCTGGAGAGGACGCCCGACCCGCTGGCCCGCGTCGGCGTCGCGGTCGGGCCGTCCCCCTCGTGCAGTTCCACCCGCGCGTAGGTCCGGGTCCCCGGCTCGCTGGCTATCTTCCGCGTGAGTTCGGCCGCGGTCGTCGGCGGGCCGGTCGCCGGGAGGTGGCCGGCACGGCGGAGCGCCGGCCGGAGGAACTGGACGGCGTTGACGATGCAGGCGACCGGGTACCCCGGGAGCATGAGAACCGGCGTCCCCTCGACCACGCCCAGCGCGACCGGGTGGCCCGGCTTCAGCGCGACGCCGTGGACCAGCACCTCGCCGAGGTCGTCGACGACCTCCGGGAGCAGGTCCCGCTCGCCGACGGAGGAGCCGCCGGTCGTCACCACGAGGTCGTGGTCCAGGTCGTCGCTGATGGCCGCCCGGAGCGCGTCGGCGTCGTCGGTGACGATGTCCCGGTAGGTCGCGTCCCCGCCCCAGCGCTCGACGTACTGGGAGACGGTCTGGCCGTTCGTCTCGATGACCTCCCCCGGTTCCGGGTCGTCCTGTACCAGCTCCTCCCCGGTCGGAATCACGCTGACCGTGGGCCGCTCGTACACCTCGACGGCGTCGTTCCCGACCGATTTCAACAGCCCGAGGTCCGACGGGCGGAGCCGGTGGCCGTCCGCGTACAGCGTCTGGCCCTCGGCGACGTCCTCGCCGACGGGCGCGACGTTCTCCCCGCCCGCGACCGCGTCGAAGACGGTGACGCTGTCGCCGGTCACCTCGGTCTCCTCGACCATCACGACGGCATCGGCCCCCGCCGGGAGTTCGCTGCCCGTGTGCACGCGGGTCGCCGTGCCGGCGGTCACCGCCTCGTCGACCCGGAGTGACGCCGGCGACCGCTGGCTCGCGCCGAAGGTGTCCTCGGCCCTGACGGCGAAGCCGTCCATCGCTGCCCGTCGATAGTGGGGTACCGCTCGCTCGGCAGTGATTGCCCCCGCGACGACGCGCTCGTCGGCGTCGCCGAGCGGGACGCGCTCGGTCCGTTCGTGTGGGGACACTGCCTCCAGCAGCGTCTCCCTGGCTGTCGTCACCGGCGTCCGGTCCTTGAACCCGGCCGACTTTCGGGACTCGTTGCTCATGTCGGTACGAATGGGCGGCACACCAAAAAGCTCGCCAGGTTCAGGGGGCTCCGGCCGGAAGGGACCGTATGGCCGAGCCGGACCTGCGCTGTCGCCTCTGTGGCCGGGAACTCGCCACGGGCCTGGTCGCCACCGACAGCCGCCACTGCTGTCTCAACGCCACCCCTATCGCCGGCACCTGTCCCGAGCACGGTCCCGTGGGGCCACACCACGCCGTGGAAGACTGACGCGGCCCGCCGCCACGGAGGTTCAAGTGCGGGGACGGGACCACGCCCCGGTATGTTCCCGGGGACGCCCGCCCTCGACCCGATGGCGACGCTCGCGCTGCTCGGCGCGGTCGGGGCCGGAGTCGGACTGGGCACGCTCAGCGGGCTTGTTCCGGGGTTGCACGCCAACACGTTCGCACTTTTGCTCGCCGCGGCGGCGAGCAGTCTGCCCGGGCCTCGACTCTACGTCGGCGCGGCGATGCTTGCGGCCGGGGTAACACACACCTTCCTCGACGTGGTCCCGGCGCTGGCGCTCGGCGTGCCCGACCCGGCGATGGCGGCCAGCGCGCTCCCGAGCCACCAGCTAGTCATCGAGGGGCGGGGCCGGGAGGCGCTTCGTCTGTCGGCGCTGGGGAGCGGGCTGGCCGTGGTGTTCGCGGCCCCCCTCGCGGTCCCGCTCACGCTGGTGATGGAGCGGGCGTACCCGCTGCTCCGGCCGCGGCTCCCGGTGGTGCTCGCGGTCGTCGCCGTCCTGCTCGTGGGCACGGAACGCGGCCGCCGACAGCGGGTCGGTGCGGCGTGTTCGCTCGCCGGGAGCGGGCTGCTCGGCGTCGCCTTCCTCGACGCGCCGGTGGCCGGAGCGTTGCCCGTCTCGGACGTGTTGGTCCCGCTGTTTTCGGGGCTGTTCGGCGCGCCGGTGCTCCTGGCCGCCATCGAGGGGGAAGGGGTCCCGCCACAGGCCGACGCGGCGGTGACGACGCCGCCCCGAACCGTCGCAGTTCTCGCGGGCGTCGGGACGCTCTGTGGCGGCGCTGTGGGCTACATCCCCGGGGTTTCCAGCGCCATCGCGGCTACGCTGGCGCTGGGCCTCGTCGCCGACCGGGGGCCGCGGGCGTTCGTCGTCACGACGAGCGGCGTCAACACGGCGACGGCGGTGTTCGCGCTGTTCGCGCTCGTCTCGCTCGGGACGCCCCGAACCGGCGTCCTCGTCGCGCTCGACCGGGCCGAGGTGCCGCTCGTGCTCCCGGCGCTGCTCGCTGCGGTCGCCGTCGCCGCCGTCGCTGGTGCGATACTCGTCCCAACACTGGGTGACCGCTACCTCCGGGCCGTCGGTCGGGTGGACCAGACGGCCCTCTCGCTGTCGGTGGTCGCGGTCCTCGTCGGCCTCTCGGCGCTCTTTGCCGGCCCCGTGGGCGTCGGCGCGTTCGGGGCGGCCACGCTGGTCGGGCACCTCCCGCCGCGGTTCGGGTCCCGCCGGGCGACGCTGATGGGGGTGTTGCTCGTCCCGCTGGCGCTATAGGTAGCCCCGCTGTCGGAAGTGGCCGAGCAGTATCACGACGATGAGGGCCATGCCGACCATCACCGCGGGGTAGGCGAACGTCCAGCCCAGTTCCGGCATGTTGTACGGGCTGTCGGCGAAGTTCATCCCGTAGACGCCGACGACAAAGGTTAGCGGGATGAAAATCGTCGCGACGACGGTCAGCACCTTCATGACCTCGTTTGTCGACTGGGACACCGTGTTCAGGTAGATGTCCCGCGCGCCCGAAACCAGGTCGCGGTAGGTCTCGGTCAGGTCCACAATCTGGACGAGGTGGTCGTAGACGTCCCGGAAGTACTTCTCCGTCTGTGGCTGTATCTGCTTTGGGTCGCCACGAGCGAGGCTGCCGACGGCCTCGCGCGCGGGCCAGGCCTGCTTGCGGAACGACAGCAGGTCCCGTCGAACGTCGTTTATCTTCTCGATGGTCGCGCTGTCGGTGGAGACGGTGACCTCCTCCTCTATCTCCTCGATATCCGTCTCGATGTCGTCGAGCAGGTCGAAGTAGGCGTCGACGATGACGTCGACGACGCGGTAGGCGGTGAAGTCCGGGCCGTGCTGGAGCAGGCGCTCGTCCCCCCTGCGGGCGGCGTCCATCACGCGCTGGACCGGGCGGGCCTCGTCCAGGCCCAGCGAGACGACCCAGTCGTGGCCGACGAACACGCCGACCGGGCTGGTCGTCACCTCCTTCTCGAAGGTGGTCTCGCCGGGGGTGAGCCGTATCGTCTTCAGCAGGACGAAGGTGTAGTCGCGGTACTCCTCGGTCTTGGCCCGAGCGTCCCCACGGAGGTCGTCGATGGCGAGCGGGTGGAGGTCGAAGGCCGACTGGACGGCGCGTATCTCCTCGTCGGTCGCCTCTGCGGCGTGGACCCACGTCGTCCCCGCGGCTTCGCGGGCGGCCCCGAGGTCGTCGTAGGGCTCGGCCGTCTCGTCGGCGTAGACGAGCGCGGATATCACGCCCCGCCCTCCGTCTCGTCCGAGCGGCCGACGGCCAGCAGGGTCATCCCGGCGAGCAGCGCGGTCACCGAGAACGCACGGCCGGGGTACGGCACCGCGACGCCCGCGGCGTAGCCCGCCAGGCCGGCGACGGTGAGCCCCAGACCCAGCGCCAGGACGGTGTTCATGGCCCAGCAATCGCCGCGCCCGATAAAAAGCGTATGGCCGAGGCCGACGGTGTCCGAGGCCGGACCGCCCCACCGCGGAGCGAAGCGACGGTCAGTCGCCGCCGTGCCGGAGGCCGGACAGCAGGTCGTCGACGGCGTCGGCCTCGTCGACGGTCTCAGGGTGGACGGCGACGCCGATGACGATGTCGCCCTCGTGCTGGAAGCTAACGAGGTGAATGCGGACGTCGAGTGACTGGCCCGCCACCTCGGTCGTGCCGGTGTACTCGCTGACCCGGCGGTCCGCACCCAGCGCCCGGACCGTCCGGTTCCCGGCCAGTTCGACGTCGTCGATGCTACCGGTCTGACCCCGGACCGCTTCGAGGACTCGGCGGTTCGCCCAGTCGGAGGCGGGGTTGAGCGTCTGGCCGGCGACGGTCGCGCTCGGAATCGAGACGACGACGAACCGCGACAGCTCCACCACTTCGACGCCCAGGAGGGAGCCGCTCCGGGTGTACTGTCTGCGCTCGGTCACGAGCCGCACCGTCCGGTCCTGCCCGGCGACGCTCACGTCGCGGGTCACGTTCGTCTGCGTCGCGTTCTGGAGTTCGTAGCCGGTCGAGTCGAGCGTACTGTCCGAGACGGTCGCGGGCGAGGCCTCGAAGGTGACCGTCTCACCGGTGATGAGCCCGACACAGCCGGATGTCACGAGAAGGAAAGCCACGGCGACGGGGAGCAAGCGGCGTACCATCTACTCCCACGAACTGTCCGGTACGGGAAAACGTTTTGTGGCCGCGGGGCAGATCCGTCGGGGGCGTCAGCCGAAGATGCCCCGGACGACGTCGGCGACCACGTTAATCGCGTACCACTTGACGCTGCCGACGAAGCCGAGACCGGAGACGCTGATTTGGCCCGCGGTGACGGCATTCTTGAACTCTACAGTGGGGTTGTTCGACCCGATGACTCGGTCCATCGTCGCCTTGTCCGTGTTCATCTGGATGGTCGCATCGTCACGGGTGCCCAGCGTCAGTTCCTGCATCTGAAGCTCGTCGTTCATGCTGAACGACACGGACGCTTCGGTTCCGTTCGCGGGGTCGTCCACCACGAGGTTCACCTTCTCGCCTTGCAACTGACCAGCTATGAAGCCGAAGTCCTCCGGGTCGACGTTCGCGTTGTACGTCTCGACCATCGGTCCCATCCGGTCGAACATATCGACCGCCCAGTCGGGCTGGTCGCTCTGTGCGGCGACGGGGGTTGCGACCGCACCGGCCGCGGCGACGACGAGGACGAGGGAGAGGACCACCCGAGTGAGAGCGGCAGTAGTTGGTACGTATTTCATAACGAATATCTAAACGTTCGAATAGTATATAAAGACGTAGTGAGGCGTGCTAGAACGGCCTTAGTCAGCTTTCTGACGAAGAAGTGTCAGATACGATAGGTCGGCCCGTCGTCGGTGTCCTGGACCTCGACGCCGAGGGCTTCGAGTTCGTCCCGGAGTTCGTCGGCCCGCTCGTAGTTCCCGGCGTCGCGCTCCTGCTCGCGGACGCGCAAGACCAGGTCGACCACGTCGCCGGCCAGCGACACGTCGCCGCTGTCGTCGTCGCCGAAGGACAGTCCGAGGATGCCGCCGCCCAGTTCCTCGAACGTCTCGACGGCCCGTCGGAGCGCCCGGTAGTCGTACTCGTCGCGGCCGTCGACGTGCGTGTTGACCGCGGCGGTCAGGTCCAGCAGTGCGGTCGTCGCCTCCCGCGTGTTGAAGTCGTCGTTCATCGCGGCCTCGAAGTCGTCTCGGGTGGCGTCGACGGCGTCCCGGAGCGCCTCGTCGGTCACCTTCGCGTAGGCCTCCACGGCGTCGCAGGCCGCCACCGCGCGCTCGTAGCCCCGCGAGAGGCGGTCCCAGCGCTCCTCGGCCTCCGCGACGGTCTCGTCGCTGTAGGTCGCCCGCGAGGTGTAGGCCGTCGACAGCAGGAAGGTCCGGAGCACGTCGGGGCCGAACTCGTCGACGGCGTCCGCGACGGTGAAGTAGTTGCCAAGCGACGAGGACATCTTCTCGTCGTCGGTCTCCAGCAGGCGGACGTGGAGCCAGTAGTTCGCGAACTGCTCGCCGGTCGCGGCCTCGCTCTGGGCCACCTCGTTCTCGTGGTGAGGGAACACGAGGTCCTGCCCGCCGACGTGGATGTCGATGGACTCGTCCAAGTGCGTCATCGACATGGCCGAGCACTCGATGTGCCAGCCCGGTCGGCCTTCGCCCCACGGCGAGTCCCACGTCTGGGCGGTCCGGCAGGCCTCCTCGGCCGGTGCGGCCTCGGGGTGCTGGTGCTCGGCGATGTCCTCGGGGGCGACGCCGCCGGCCTTCCAGAGCGCGAAGTCGGCGGGGTGGCGCTTCTCGCCCTCGCTCTCCTCGCCCTGGGATTCGATGTCCTCGACGGACTGGTTCGAGAGCTTGCCGTAGTCCTCGAAGCTCGTCACGTCGAAGTAGACCGAGCCGTTGGCCTCGTAGGCGTGGCCGCCCTCGACGAGGCGCTCGACGAGGTCGATGATTTCGGGGACGTGCTCGGAGACGCGGGGGTACACCTCCGCCCGGCCGAGGTTGAGCGACCGCATGTCCTCGATGACCTGCCGGACGTAGTGGCGGGCCACGTCGGCCTCGCTGTCGCCGTCCTCGCCGACGCGGGCGACGATCTTCTCGTTGACGTCGGTGAAGTTCTCCACGTGGTGGACCTCGTAGCCCAGGTGGTCGAGCCAGCGGGCCATCACGTCGACGTGGACCCAACCGCGCGCGTGGCCGAGGTGGGGCGGGTCGGAGGTCGTCAGCCCGCAGTAGTACAGCAACACGGAGTCGGGGTCGCGCGGCTCGAAGGGCTCTTTCTCACCGGTCAACGTGTTCGTCACGCGAAGCGTCATTATCGGGGGGAACTGCGTCCGCCCGCTTTAAGCCGTCGGAAGGCGACTCACCCCTGCACCACCGCCTCGACCACCCGGAGCGCGTCCGGCCCCGCACGGCGACGCACGACCACGACGAGCGCGTCCCCGGTGA
This genomic interval carries:
- a CDS encoding iron-containing alcohol dehydrogenase family protein, which gives rise to MADTPVAGDLDAPFRFEYDPATLRYAPDAARSLGAELDAQGYDRALVVCGETVGATPAVMEPVREGLGDRLAGVFAETTPEKRLGTAYDGLDRFREVDADCLVAVGGGSSLDVAKTISILAAADRDPAAVGRALVDAGTIAVPEADLPAIVAVPTTLAGADLSIVAGVTAHPDTCPVDEPASGGVGDPDLMPTAVCYDPDLIATTPRSVLAASAMNGFDKGIETLYAATATPITDATASHGLGRFATGLRAFGDGDDDPWVYQSLAQGVMLVQYGIARADGTTLSVLHAFGHGLTRTYEVQQGAAHAVVAPHVLSYLFEQVDGRRDLLADALGVGDADDPAGAVVDQVGDVVTALGLPTRLRDVAGPDREAFPEVADAVLEDSFMANAPPKLDPTRDDIVGVLESAW
- a CDS encoding molybdopterin biosynthesis protein gives rise to the protein MSDRREFRDLASPEEAHEVVAGLEVDPDPETVPLADARDRVLAQRVDADIDVPGFDRASMDGYAVRARDTFGADEADPVTLSVAGEVHAGEEPDVTVEPGAVAEISTGAVMPPGADAVVMVERTTEIDDGVEIRTSVAPGDNVMLAGADIAAGARALGPGTRITPREIGLLSALGVDEVPVRGRPQVGILSTGDELVRPGDPLDSAAGQIYDVNSYTLAGAVAEAGGEPVLYPHAGDDYAEMERLLHEAADECDLVLSSGSTSASAVDVIYRVIEERGELRLHGVAVKPGKPMLVGTIGDSAYVGLPGYPVSALTIFQTFVAPAVRDAAGRDPPQTATVSGTMAVQERYGEGRRRLMPAGLVEDGAGSLLVYPVDKGSGATTSLVDADGFVDVPPGTDYLAEGETVDVTLFSPAVRPPTLLGMGEDDPLLSRLLDTIDRPRYLPLGSTEGVRRLGNGVPDVAVVAGPTDADHEATDIGGWRREWGLVVDAETDISDLDDLVDGDYRFVNRDTASGLRRSFDDALDAVGEERGLGRADVADAIDGYELTTKAHESPARKVLAGDADAGLGLRATAAKLDLGFVSLGTQPVRVLANPDRRGKDSVGALAEALDDLDPLIDGMAGMESQ
- a CDS encoding molybdopterin molybdotransferase MoeA: MSNESRKSAGFKDRTPVTTARETLLEAVSPHERTERVPLGDADERVVAGAITAERAVPHYRRAAMDGFAVRAEDTFGASQRSPASLRVDEAVTAGTATRVHTGSELPAGADAVVMVEETEVTGDSVTVFDAVAGGENVAPVGEDVAEGQTLYADGHRLRPSDLGLLKSVGNDAVEVYERPTVSVIPTGEELVQDDPEPGEVIETNGQTVSQYVERWGGDATYRDIVTDDADALRAAISDDLDHDLVVTTGGSSVGERDLLPEVVDDLGEVLVHGVALKPGHPVALGVVEGTPVLMLPGYPVACIVNAVQFLRPALRRAGHLPATGPPTTAAELTRKIASEPGTRTYARVELHEGDGPTATPTRASGSGVLSSVALADGWVVVPESVEGYDAGDTVTVEDWEWSQ
- a CDS encoding tripartite tricarboxylate transporter permease, whose protein sequence is MFPGTPALDPMATLALLGAVGAGVGLGTLSGLVPGLHANTFALLLAAAASSLPGPRLYVGAAMLAAGVTHTFLDVVPALALGVPDPAMAASALPSHQLVIEGRGREALRLSALGSGLAVVFAAPLAVPLTLVMERAYPLLRPRLPVVLAVVAVLLVGTERGRRQRVGAACSLAGSGLLGVAFLDAPVAGALPVSDVLVPLFSGLFGAPVLLAAIEGEGVPPQADAAVTTPPRTVAVLAGVGTLCGGAVGYIPGVSSAIAATLALGLVADRGPRAFVVTTSGVNTATAVFALFALVSLGTPRTGVLVALDRAEVPLVLPALLAAVAVAAVAGAILVPTLGDRYLRAVGRVDQTALSLSVVAVLVGLSALFAGPVGVGAFGAATLVGHLPPRFGSRRATLMGVLLVPLAL
- the corA gene encoding magnesium/cobalt transporter CorA, giving the protein MISALVYADETAEPYDDLGAAREAAGTTWVHAAEATDEEIRAVQSAFDLHPLAIDDLRGDARAKTEEYRDYTFVLLKTIRLTPGETTFEKEVTTSPVGVFVGHDWVVSLGLDEARPVQRVMDAARRGDERLLQHGPDFTAYRVVDVIVDAYFDLLDDIETDIEEIEEEVTVSTDSATIEKINDVRRDLLSFRKQAWPAREAVGSLARGDPKQIQPQTEKYFRDVYDHLVQIVDLTETYRDLVSGARDIYLNTVSQSTNEVMKVLTVVATIFIPLTFVVGVYGMNFADSPYNMPELGWTFAYPAVMVGMALIVVILLGHFRQRGYL
- a CDS encoding DUF6517 family protein, yielding MVRRLLPVAVAFLLVTSGCVGLITGETVTFEASPATVSDSTLDSTGYELQNATQTNVTRDVSVAGQDRTVRLVTERRQYTRSGSLLGVEVVELSRFVVVSIPSATVAGQTLNPASDWANRRVLEAVRGQTGSIDDVELAGNRTVRALGADRRVSEYTGTTEVAGQSLDVRIHLVSFQHEGDIVIGVAVHPETVDEADAVDDLLSGLRHGGD
- the cysS gene encoding cysteine--tRNA ligase — its product is MTLRVTNTLTGEKEPFEPRDPDSVLLYYCGLTTSDPPHLGHARGWVHVDVMARWLDHLGYEVHHVENFTDVNEKIVARVGEDGDSEADVARHYVRQVIEDMRSLNLGRAEVYPRVSEHVPEIIDLVERLVEGGHAYEANGSVYFDVTSFEDYGKLSNQSVEDIESQGEESEGEKRHPADFALWKAGGVAPEDIAEHQHPEAAPAEEACRTAQTWDSPWGEGRPGWHIECSAMSMTHLDESIDIHVGGQDLVFPHHENEVAQSEAATGEQFANYWLHVRLLETDDEKMSSSLGNYFTVADAVDEFGPDVLRTFLLSTAYTSRATYSDETVAEAEERWDRLSRGYERAVAACDAVEAYAKVTDEALRDAVDATRDDFEAAMNDDFNTREATTALLDLTAAVNTHVDGRDEYDYRALRRAVETFEELGGGILGLSFGDDDSGDVSLAGDVVDLVLRVREQERDAGNYERADELRDELEALGVEVQDTDDGPTYRI